In Astatotilapia calliptera chromosome 23, fAstCal1.2, whole genome shotgun sequence, a genomic segment contains:
- the slc1a7b gene encoding solute carrier family 1 member 7b has translation MAMALDAVWVRVKNVCKQNGLLIMSVMAVVIGCLLGFFLRTRRLTEQEVKYFQFPGELLMRMLKMLILPLVVSSLMSGLAALDAKCSSRLGLITVSYYLWTTFVAVIVGIIMVSIIHPGGAAQKEDSEDSSKPIMSSADALLDLIRNMFPANLVQATFQQYRTSSDYIMKPRPTVRQAQSESTTRRALVYGIQDDNGTDIQNFALDLTPPPDVLIQTREGTSDGMNVLGIVIFSATMGIMLGRMGPNGSALVNFCQSLNEAVLRIVAIVIWYFPFGIVFLVAGKILEMSDPSAMGKKLGFYAITVVFGLVLHGLFILPAMYFFITKKSPIVYIRGILQALLIALATSSSSATLPITFKCLLENNHIDRRIIRFVLPVGATINMDGTALYEAVAAIFIAQVNNYELDFGQIITISITATAASIGAAGIPQAGLVTMVIVLTSVGLPTDDITLIIAVDWALDRFRTMVNVMGDALATGIMAHICRKDFMKEGDGVPLICETKTAMSTPPVMNCHTNNGNCRPPPLGVKHQFIPPEVAQLIQLEEGVRPLSDRKKPPIPPRHLKKSKEHCTIDMNGLETNV, from the exons GAGGTGAAGTACTTTCAGTTTCCTGGTGAGCTACTaatgaggatgctgaagatgCTGATTCTCCCACTCGTCGTGTCCAG tttgatGTCGGGACTGGCAGCTCTCGATGCAAAATGTTCCAGTCGCCTCGGTCTGATCACAGTATCGTATTACCTGTGGACCACCTTTGTGGCTGTGATCGTGGGGATCATCATGGTCTCCATCATCCACCCAGGAGGTGCAGCCCAAAAAGAGGACTCTGAGGACAGCAGCAAACCCATCATGAGTTCTGCAGATGCACTCCTGGACCTGATCCG CAACATGTTTCCAGCAAATCTGGTCCAGGCCACATTTCAGCAG TATCGAACAAGCAGCGATTACATAATGAAGCCCAGACCGACAGTGCGTCAGGCCCAGTCAGAGTCCACCACACGGCGGGCACTCGTCTACGGTATTCAGGATGACAACGGAACCGACATCCAGAACTTTGCTCTTGACCTGACTCCGCCCCCTGATGTTCTCATACAGACACGAGAAGGAACAAGTGATGGAATGAACGTCCTTGGAATTGTTATTTTTTCAGCCACCATgg gTATTATGTTAGGAAGGATGGGGCCAAATGGCAGTGCCTTGGTAAACTTCTGCCAGAGCCTGAATGAAGCTGTCCTTAGGATTGTCGCCATTGTTATATG GTATTTTCCATTTGGTATTGTTTTCCTGGTGGCTGGAAAGATCCTGGAAATGAGTGATCCCTCAGCCATGGGGAAGAAGCTCGGTTTCTATGCCATCACTGTGGTGTTTGGTTTGGTGCTGCACGGCTTGTTTATCCTGCCTGCTATGTACTTCTTCATCACCAAAAAGAGTCCCATTGTTTACATACGGGGAATCCTGCAAGCCCTGCTCATTGCACTGGCAACCTCCTCCAG CTCAGCCACTTTGCCTATAACCTTCAAGTGCCTCTTAGAGAACAACCACATTGACCGTCGCATCATCCGTTTCGTGCTACCCGTGGGTGCAACCATCAATATGGACGGCACCGCTCTCTATGAGGCTGTTGCAGCAATATTCATTGCACAAGTTAATAATTATGAGCTGGACTTCGGTCAGATCATCACCATCAG catcactgCTACTGCAGCCAGCATAGGTGCAGCAGGAATACCACAAGCTGGGCTGGTCACCATGGTGATAGTGCTAACATCTGTTGGTCTGCCAACTGACGACATCACTCTCATCATTGCAGTAGACTGGGCATT AGACAGATTTCGCACCATGGTCAATGTAATGGGGGATGCTTTGGCCACAGGCATCATGGCACACATCTGCAGAAAAGACTTCATGAAAGAGGGAGATGGG GTACCTTTGATCTGTGAGACCAAAACAGCAATGAGCACCCCTCCTGTGATGAACTGCCACACCAACAATGGCAACTGCCGACCCCCTCCTTTAGGGGTCAAACACCAGTTCATCCCTCCTGAAGTGGCTCAACTCATACAACTGGAGGAGGGCGTTCGGCCGCTTtcagacaggaagaaacctccaattCCTCCGAGACATCTGAAGAAGAGCAAAGAACACTGCACTATAGATATGAATGGCCTTGAGACCAATGTATAG